A window of Enterobacter ludwigii genomic DNA:
GGTATAGTCGGGAGTCGATGTTTCCGTAACGGCATTCAATACTTTTCTCAAATTGATCCCGATTAACTACAAGGAAAAAAACGAATCCTTTTACAGAGAATATATGTTTTATTTTTTCCAGTAAATCTAATGAATAATCTGGTCTTGCTCTATCAAGTTCGTCAATCACAATAAGGGTTTTTTTATTTGTTTTAGTGAAGAACTCCTCTAGGATTTGCTTAAAATAAATGATGTTGTTTCTTTCGTTTTTGGCTGATTTAATTTTATTTGCTATGTATTCCTCTACGGGGTTTGATAACGAATCAGCTAATGCATCTGTTGCCTTTTCTAAGCTTGTGGCTGTTAAAAGATTAGCTGTGGCTGCGGAAATGGCAAATTTTGCAGAGTGAGAAAGAACCGAGACACCTATTTTCTTGCTGGCATTCAATAGTTTTTCACCAAGCTTAGGGGCGAGTTTTTTTTCGCCCTCTATCAATTCATATATTACTGATGATAACGATATGAAAGGATCGGTTTGATAATCATTTTCGTAGGCATCAAAATATATAACGTTTAAATCATCGTGCCGTAATTTTATTTCTGAGGTCATCATTTTAACAAAGGCTGACTTTCCATTACCCCATTTGTCTTCTAATGCTAATACAAGATTTTCATCTGGAGCCTGGAGTGTAACTCTCATTATTTGCTCAAATAGTGGTTTTCTATTAAATAAATCTGAATCATCAGTGAAACCATCATTGAAGCTATTTTCCGAAGTTGTCAGTATCATGAGTAGTCCTTTTGGCTTATAATGGAAAATCTATAACAACATAGAAATTATATAGTTAGGCTGAAATATTCAACATTTTTCTGCCCATGTTCCTTAACTAAATTTCCCTTATGTGAT
This region includes:
- a CDS encoding KAP family NTPase, giving the protein MILTTSENSFNDGFTDDSDLFNRKPLFEQIMRVTLQAPDENLVLALEDKWGNGKSAFVKMMTSEIKLRHDDLNVIYFDAYENDYQTDPFISLSSVIYELIEGEKKLAPKLGEKLLNASKKIGVSVLSHSAKFAISAATANLLTATSLEKATDALADSLSNPVEEYIANKIKSAKNERNNIIYFKQILEEFFTKTNKKTLIVIDELDRARPDYSLDLLEKIKHIFSVKGFVFFLVVNRDQFEKSIECRYGNIDSRLYLNKFIHYWFSLPKATRNNERVKEGYQQSTMEQYLLSIDKEQRLLTRGGPLVNTLSMLLENNGCSLREAERCYSVFSVIDNKHLITEMPGTVFQVSLALVCFLKVCSPALLEKLIKKNNHS